GCACATAGTCGATACGCGCGAGAGCCAGCGTCTTGCCGCGCACCTCGCGTGACATCTGCGCCCAGCCCAGCGCCGACATGACAACGACCACGAACGTGAGGAACACATGTGTGGGTGCGGTTACCGGGATCAGCGATGTGAGCGCCAGATAGAGCGGCAGTTGCGGGAAGGCCAGGACGATATCTACGAAACGCTGGATCCAGGCATCCGCAACACCGCCGAAATAGCCGGAGATCAGCCCGACACTGGTGCCGATGGCCGTGACGATGGCAACGACGCTGAGGGCAATGGCGAGCGAAATACGAGAACCGTGGATGGCGCGGGAGAGGACGTCGCGACCGAATTTGTCCGTACCCAGCAGATGCACCGGCTGGCCATCCATCGTGCCGAAGAAATGGCGGTCAGCGGGAATGAGACCGAACAGCCGGTAGGGAGCGCCCTTCACGAAAAAGCCAAGCAAGCGCGGATGATCGAGATCCGGTCCGACAATCGGCTGGAACGTCACCGGGTCCAGATTGCCGGTCTCCGCGCTGGCATAGACGCGGGGCCGCAGGCTCAGAACGCCATCCTTGTCGCGAAAGCGGATCACCTGCGGCGGCGAAAAGCTCTCCTGCGTTTCCAACGGGTCCATCGGCGCAAAGAACTCGGCGAATACCGCCATGATCACCAGGATGGCAACCAGGACCAGACCCATCATGCCGGTGAAGGAGCGGCGAAAACGGCGCCAGACAAGCGCGCTGTAGCTTTCGTTGCGATGGACAGGGCGCCGTGTCTCGGCGGGACGAACAGTCGTGTTCGTGTCGGTTTCGTTCATGGCCAGCACCTCACGCCCTCCCGAATTGACGGACCCGCGGATCCAGCAGTGCCAGCAGCATGTCGGCAATGATATTGCCGACCACCAGGGTTGTCGCCAGCACCATCATGAAGGTCGCCGTGACATAGACATCCCCGACCGCCATGGAGCCGACGATCGCGGGACCCACGGTCGGCAGGGCAAAGATAATGGCGGTTTCGATTTCGCCGCTCAGCATATAGGGCAGCACCACACCCTGATACATCACGAGCGGGTGCAGCGCGTTCGGCACGGCATGGCGCAGGATCACGGCACCTTCCGAGAGCCCCTTTGCCCGCGCCGTTTCGACATATTGCGCGTTCAGCGTGTCGAGCAGATTGCCGCGCATTACCCGCATATTATAGGCAAGGCCGCCGAAGACGGCGATGGCAACCACCGGCCAGACATGCTGGACAAGGTCCACGAGCTTGCCAATGGACCAGGGCGCCCCGCCGTAATGCGGCGAGAAAAAGCTGCCGATCTCCGAGACATCGAAGTGGAACACCATGAGATAGACCAACACCAGCGCCATGAGAAAGCGGGGAATGGTCATGCCGAGAAAGGACACGGCAGAGAGAAGATTGTCGATCCAGGAATATTGGCGGGTGGCCGCCCATATGCCGAAGGTGATGCCCAGTAGCGAGGCCAGGATGTGGCAGACAAGCGCCAGCGCCAAGGTACGCGGCAACCTTTCGCCCACCACCTCTGCCACCGGCTTGTTGTAGTAGAAACTGTAGCCGAAATCGCCGCGCGTCACGATGCCGGTGATCCAGCGGAGATACTGCATGGGGATGGGTTGATCGAGCCCGTGCTCCACCCGGTAGGCCTTTGCCTGCGCTTCCGCCTGCTCGAAGGAGGCACCGCCCTGGTTCATCAGCTGCGAGCGGATGTGATCCGCGTAATCGCCCGGCGGCGCCTGGATGATAGCGAAGGTGACGACGCTCAGGATCAGTAGCACCGGCACGGCCGAAGCGATCCGCGTCAGGAGAAATCTCAGCATGTCGTCCTCATCAATGGCGGCACTGGCCGCGTGACGCTCTTGTCCGGCCGCGCTTCACGCGCGACCGGTCTTGTCTTGAGGAGGAGACCTATTGAGCGGGACCTGCAGCACCCGGTTTGCCCGGCAATTGCTGCGGGAAAAGCTCGTATTTGCCCTGCTTGTCCTTCGCCACCCAGACCCGTTCCCGCATGATCGAATCCTCCGCCCAGTTGAACATGTAGATCGGCGTGCCCGGCGGAATGTTGGAGAAGCGCTTGTTGATGATCAGCGCGCCCGGATATTCGGTAAGGCCGATCGTGTAGAGGTTCTGGGTGTAGAGTTTCTGATACTGTTTCATCAGTTCAGCCCGCTCGGCATTGTCCTGCGAGGCGATGAAGCGATTGACCAGATCAACCATCTGCTGCTCGAAGGGCAGGATATCGAGAGCCTGGCCTTCCGGGGCCCGGTGGTGCCAACTGGTGCGGGGCCCGACCGGTGCAAGCTGTTCGGTATTCTGCACGACCGAAGCCAGTTCGGAGCTGTTACGCCGCACGGCCCAGTCGAAGCGGCCTGAATAATGGGCAGCATCGCGCTGGTTGACATCCAGCGAATTCAGCACCACGCGGATGCCGAGTTTTGCCATCTGACCGACAAGTCCTTCAGCAAGGCTCTTGTCCGTCGTGTAAGCATTGTTGACGAGAAGAACGATTTCAACATCCTGCCCGCCGGCAGTGCCCTTGGGGAAATTGACCACGCCGTCATTGTCGGTGTCGACAAGACCCAGCTTCTTCAGCGTCGTCTTGGCGGCTTCCAGATCATAGGGATAATACACCGTCGATTTGCGGTCGTAGAAGCTCGTGCCGGAGGAGAGGCCGCCGGGATAGATCGCAGTGAACGGTCCCTTGACCAGGCTATCGCCGACAGCCTTGCGATCGATGGCAGAAGTGATCGCTTGGCGGAATTCCAGGTTGCGGTTCAACACGCGAACCGCCTGCTCCCGTTCATCGGGCGCACCCCAGCCATTGGCGGAGAAGTTCATGATAAGGTTATAGCCGATCAGTCGCTGACCAAAGGCCAGACGCGCCGGCGCACTGGGCTCTGCCGCGCGCTTCAGCGATGCCACGAAATTTTCCGGCTGTTCGAGATTGGAGAAATCACCGGAACCGGCCACCGCCTGCACGTCACGATCCGCCCAGGTGGAAAGCTTGTAGTGCATTTCATCGAGATAAGGCAGCTGCTGGCCCTTCTCGTCGACTTTCCAGTAATAGGGGTTGCGGCGCAGGACGATGATATCGTCCGGACGATAAGCGACCGGCACCCAGGCGCCCATGACGGGCATGTTCATATAGTCGGCGGGATAGGCGTTCTTGAACTGCTCATAGGTATTCTTGGAATATTTCGGATGCTTCGGCTTCAGCATATGCGCCGGGCCGGGGCAGAAGCTGCCATAGGCCATGGTGTAGAGATATTGCTTGGGAAAAGCCGCCTTGAAAGTCCATTCGACCGTGTAATCATCGACCTTGCGCAGGGTTGTGCCCTCGCCGAAAGCCTCTGGTGAGGCACCGCCACCCAGCGGCGAGACATTGGGATCCAGCACCGCATCATCCCAGTAGAACATCACGTCATCGGCGGTGAAGGCAACGCCGTCGGACCATCTGGCGCCCTTGACCAGATGCATTGTCAGCTTGTGGCCATCGGTCGACCACTCCCAGCTCCTGGCGAGGTTTGGCAGCGGTTCGGTATCCTTGGCATCGACCTGGAACAGCGGCGCGGTGCGCGTCAGGCATTCGGACAGGCCGATATCGATGCCGCCCCATCCCTGGCTCTGGCCGGCCATATAGTTCCAGCCCTCCGGGCGCCCGCCAATCACATGGCGCATGGTATCGCCATAGACACCGGCGCCATCCGGCATATTGCCCGTCTTGTAGACCAGAGGCTCCTCCGGCAGACGGTCCTTCAGCGGCGGAAGCTTGCCGGTCTTTTCGAATTTCTCGACCACCCATTCAGGCTCGCTATAGGAAGGCAGGGCCTTGAATTCGAGAATGGAATCGCGCGCCACATAGGTGATCTTGCCTTGCGCCGGCAAAGCCGCGGGTTCCGGCGGCGTGCCGGTTTCGAAAGCATGCGCATGGAGCGCAAAGAAAGACGCGCCGAGACCGAGCGCCGCGATCCTGTGCAATCTGCGGTATTGATGCATGTCCAGTCCTCCCTTTCGACGCTGGTGCGCCGCTCCTTAACCCCTGTCTATTTGCGGAAACCCCCTCCCGCAGGATTAGACGTCCAGGCCTTCATCCCTGATCCGGCCGGCATAGGCGATCGGCTCATCGCCTCTAACCGGCGGGGGCCGCCGCGCCCTTGTCCCGACGCATCTCCTCGATCGAGCGCACCGGCTGGCGCGCCGCACCATCCCACTCGCGAGTCTTCACCGTCGCGCGTGACAATCGTTCCTGCGCGGCGGGGATCGCCTCGGCATATTGCGGCAGCCAGCGTGCCTGCGCGACGACCATCTCATCCACCATCTGCCAAACCTCTTCCGGCGTCGCGACCGCCCCCACCAGCGGATCGTGCAGAACGGCCAGTTTGAGAAGATCGATGTCGCCTGTAACGGCGGCATGAACGGACATGCGTTGGACGTTGATCGATGCCGTGCAGGTGGCTGCACAGGCTTCAGGCAGAGTGATACCGGACACCATATTGATGCCGAAGCGATCGACGAAGCCGGGCGATTCGATGATGGCGTCCGCCGGCAGATTGGTGATCACGCCTGTATTGCGGAGATTGAAATGGCCTCGATAGACCCGGCCGGTCTCCAGCGCCTCCAGAATATGGCTGGCATGTTCATTGGAACGACGCGCCGGATCGATGGGCCGTCTCGCCTGCTCCAGCGCGCGGGGAAAATCGGTCTCGAACCAATTGCGTGTTTCGGTCGTGTGCCGCAGGTAGCCGCCGGTTTCGCCATGGATCCAGTCGGACAGGTCGATCCAGCGCGTGATCTCTTCCGGCCGCTTGCGATACCAGGGCAGATATTCCGAAAGATGCCCATTGCTTTCCGTCGAATAGACGCCGAAGCGCTTCAGGACATCGATGCGCAGCTTCTCCTGCTTTGCGTAGACCGGATGCGCCTCGAAGGCGGTGATCAACTCCTCTTTGCCGATCCTGCGCCCGTTCAGCCGAAGATCGACGAACCATGTCTGATGGTTGATGCCGGAGCAAATATAGTCCAGCTCCTTGACCGACGAGGCTCCCAGGACTTCTGCAATCTGGGCGGCGCCGTGCTGCACCCCGTGGCAGAGGCCGACCGTATCGACCTTGCCATATTCGATGGCCGCCCAGGTATTCATCGCCATCGGGTTCGCATAGTTCAGGAAGCGCGCGCCCGGTGCAGCGACCTCGCGGATATCCTTGCAGAAATCCAGAATGACCGGGATGTTGCGCTGACCATAGAGAATGCCGCCCGCACAGATCGTATCCCCGACGCATTGATCGACCCCGTATTTCAGCGGAATGCGAATGTCGTCCGCATAGGCATCCAGCCCGCCGACCCGGACGCAACTGATGACGTAGCGCGCACCCTCCAGAGCACGTCGCCGATCTGTCGTTGCGGTCACCCGCGTTGGAAGATTGTTGGCCTCCACGATGCGCTCCAGGATGGCGCGGATCATACCCAGATTATGCTCGCTGATATCGGTCAGAGCGAATTCCACATCCCGGAACTCCGGCACGCAGAGGATGTCGGTAAACAGCTTCTTGGTGAAGCCGACACTTCCGGCGCCGATGATAGCGATTTTGAAACTCATGCGTACGATCCTCCCTGCAAGCGCTGGCCGCGAGAACCGACCTCTTCCTTACGCCCGCCACCTCGCAGTATCGGCCTCACGGAAAGGCCGGAAAACAGGCGTGATAGAGCGTCAGGTTTCCGCTTGTTCTTGGCTTCTGCTCATGTCGTAAGAGGAGATTACGCATAATCCCGGAGAGCGACAGAGAAGGATTGTGCTTTCATGGGTAGTTTTGTGCTCCATCATTGCACGGAGGAAGAAGCACATCCTCGGGCAGGATCGAACGCTGCGTCCGGCTTCCGGAACGCGGCAGGCGGCAGTCCATCAGGTTCCGTGAATGGGGACCCGGACGAGGCGCCAGCCCTGCGGCAGGCACAGGAACAGGTGCGGAGCGAGCCTGCCCAAAGCGCTGCGGAGTGAGAGCGTGGAGTGATGTCGTTGCCGGAGCTAGTCCCGCGCGGCCGCCATGGTCAGTGCGGTCTCGATCGCCTGGCCGACCGCAAGAATTGTCCGATCCTTCATGGCCGCACCGGCCACCATCAAGCCCACCGGCGCCTCATCGCCTCTATGGCAGGGGATAGACAGGGCACAGCCGTCCAGGAAGTTGATCATGGTGGGATTTCGCAGGATCAGGCCGTTTGCCGCGAAAAAGGCCTCGTCGCTCTCGATCAAGGGGCCGAGTTCGGGGGCGATGACCGGTACGGTCGGCATGATCAAAGCATCATAACCGGCGATCTGGTCTTCGACCGTCGCAACCCATCGCCGGCGCACATCGAGCGCATCGATGTAATCGGCGGCGGACAATTCCTTGCCGCGCAGAATCCGCAGCCGTACGCGTGGATCGTAACGATCGCCGAGGTTCTCCAGCAGGTCCTTGTGCCAGGCATAGGCTTCCGGCGCCACCAGCCCTCCCCGTGCATAAATGCCTGCCACTTCGGAAAAGGCCGGCAGCTCGATCTCCACCACATGCGCGCCATGACGGGAGAGCACCGTCAAGGCGCGGTCGAATGCAGCGGCGACCGTCGCATCCATATTGGAGAGAACCACCGTTTGGGGAACTGCCAGACGGAGGCCACGCAGCGGCAGAGGACGACCCGACAGGTGAGCGTTACCGGATAGAACGGCATCGATGGCGGCGCAGCAGGCGACGCTTGCCGCAATCGGTCCGATCGAATCCAGCG
The sequence above is a segment of the Rhizobium sp. SSA_523 genome. Coding sequences within it:
- a CDS encoding ABC transporter permease; its protein translation is MNETDTNTTVRPAETRRPVHRNESYSALVWRRFRRSFTGMMGLVLVAILVIMAVFAEFFAPMDPLETQESFSPPQVIRFRDKDGVLSLRPRVYASAETGNLDPVTFQPIVGPDLDHPRLLGFFVKGAPYRLFGLIPADRHFFGTMDGQPVHLLGTDKFGRDVLSRAIHGSRISLAIALSVVAIVTAIGTSVGLISGYFGGVADAWIQRFVDIVLAFPQLPLYLALTSLIPVTAPTHVFLTFVVVVMSALGWAQMSREVRGKTLALARIDYVRAAIAVGASDWRIIFQHILPNVLSHVIVAVSLYIPTVILLESFLGFLGFAVKPPLMSWGLMLQDTATYSVIGSYPWILSPVAFVLVAVFAFNALGDGLRDAVDPY
- a CDS encoding ABC transporter permease, which gives rise to MLRFLLTRIASAVPVLLILSVVTFAIIQAPPGDYADHIRSQLMNQGGASFEQAEAQAKAYRVEHGLDQPIPMQYLRWITGIVTRGDFGYSFYYNKPVAEVVGERLPRTLALALVCHILASLLGITFGIWAATRQYSWIDNLLSAVSFLGMTIPRFLMALVLVYLMVFHFDVSEIGSFFSPHYGGAPWSIGKLVDLVQHVWPVVAIAVFGGLAYNMRVMRGNLLDTLNAQYVETARAKGLSEGAVILRHAVPNALHPLVMYQGVVLPYMLSGEIETAIIFALPTVGPAIVGSMAVGDVYVTATFMMVLATTLVVGNIIADMLLALLDPRVRQFGRA
- a CDS encoding ABC transporter substrate-binding protein — translated: MHQYRRLHRIAALGLGASFFALHAHAFETGTPPEPAALPAQGKITYVARDSILEFKALPSYSEPEWVVEKFEKTGKLPPLKDRLPEEPLVYKTGNMPDGAGVYGDTMRHVIGGRPEGWNYMAGQSQGWGGIDIGLSECLTRTAPLFQVDAKDTEPLPNLARSWEWSTDGHKLTMHLVKGARWSDGVAFTADDVMFYWDDAVLDPNVSPLGGGASPEAFGEGTTLRKVDDYTVEWTFKAAFPKQYLYTMAYGSFCPGPAHMLKPKHPKYSKNTYEQFKNAYPADYMNMPVMGAWVPVAYRPDDIIVLRRNPYYWKVDEKGQQLPYLDEMHYKLSTWADRDVQAVAGSGDFSNLEQPENFVASLKRAAEPSAPARLAFGQRLIGYNLIMNFSANGWGAPDEREQAVRVLNRNLEFRQAITSAIDRKAVGDSLVKGPFTAIYPGGLSSGTSFYDRKSTVYYPYDLEAAKTTLKKLGLVDTDNDGVVNFPKGTAGGQDVEIVLLVNNAYTTDKSLAEGLVGQMAKLGIRVVLNSLDVNQRDAAHYSGRFDWAVRRNSSELASVVQNTEQLAPVGPRTSWHHRAPEGQALDILPFEQQMVDLVNRFIASQDNAERAELMKQYQKLYTQNLYTIGLTEYPGALIINKRFSNIPPGTPIYMFNWAEDSIMRERVWVAKDKQGKYELFPQQLPGKPGAAGPAQ
- a CDS encoding alpha-glucosidase/alpha-galactosidase, coding for MSFKIAIIGAGSVGFTKKLFTDILCVPEFRDVEFALTDISEHNLGMIRAILERIVEANNLPTRVTATTDRRRALEGARYVISCVRVGGLDAYADDIRIPLKYGVDQCVGDTICAGGILYGQRNIPVILDFCKDIREVAAPGARFLNYANPMAMNTWAAIEYGKVDTVGLCHGVQHGAAQIAEVLGASSVKELDYICSGINHQTWFVDLRLNGRRIGKEELITAFEAHPVYAKQEKLRIDVLKRFGVYSTESNGHLSEYLPWYRKRPEEITRWIDLSDWIHGETGGYLRHTTETRNWFETDFPRALEQARRPIDPARRSNEHASHILEALETGRVYRGHFNLRNTGVITNLPADAIIESPGFVDRFGINMVSGITLPEACAATCTASINVQRMSVHAAVTGDIDLLKLAVLHDPLVGAVATPEEVWQMVDEMVVAQARWLPQYAEAIPAAQERLSRATVKTREWDGAARQPVRSIEEMRRDKGAAAPAG
- a CDS encoding amidase, with the translated sequence MTLPTVQTVSAELDAAVTTSDRLTRQALDRINDPDGEGARAFIRLNAQRSLKLAEASDAMRAAGHKRSLLEGLPISVKDLFDVAGERTTAGSLALTHARPAAQDSPVVRRLLSAGAVITGTTNMSEFAFSGIGINPHYGTPRNPFDRATGRIPGGSSSGAAISVTDGMAVAAIGTDTGGSIRIPAALCGLTGFKPTARRVSAEGVVPLSTSLDSIGPIAASVACCAAIDAVLSGNAHLSGRPLPLRGLRLAVPQTVVLSNMDATVAAAFDRALTVLSRHGAHVVEIELPAFSEVAGIYARGGLVAPEAYAWHKDLLENLGDRYDPRVRLRILRGKELSAADYIDALDVRRRWVATVEDQIAGYDALIMPTVPVIAPELGPLIESDEAFFAANGLILRNPTMINFLDGCALSIPCHRGDEAPVGLMVAGAAMKDRTILAVGQAIETALTMAAARD